A genomic stretch from Hemibagrus wyckioides isolate EC202008001 linkage group LG20, SWU_Hwy_1.0, whole genome shotgun sequence includes:
- the LOC131371199 gene encoding cullin-3-like isoform X2 produces the protein MSNLSKGGTKKDTKMRIRAFPMTMDERYVNNIWELLKNAIQEIQRKNNSGLSFEELYRNAYTMVLHKHGEKLYTGLREVVTEHLINKVREDVLNSLNNNFLQTLNQAWNDHQTAMVMIRDILMYMDRVYVQQNNVENVYNLGLIIFRDQVVRYGCIRDHLRQTLLDMIARERKGEVVDRGAIRNACQMLMILGLEGRSVYEEDFEAPFLEMSAEFFQMESQKFLAENSASVYIKKVEARINEEIERVMHCLDKSTEEPIVKVVERELISKHMKTIVEMENSGLVHMLKNGKTEDLACMYKLFSRVPNGLKTMCECMSLYLREQGKALVSEEGEGKNPVDYIQGLLDLKTRFDRFLQESFSNDRLFKQTIAGDFEYFLNLNSRSPEYLSLFIDDKLKKGVKGLTEQEVESILDKAMVLFRFMQEKDVFERYYKQHLARRLLTNKSVSDDSEKNMISKLKTECGCQFTSKLEGMFRDMSISNTTMDEFRQHLQSTAVSLGGVDLTVRVLTTGYWPTQSATPKCNIPHSPRHAFEVFRRFYLAKHSGRQLTLQHHMGSADLNATFYGPVKKDGSELGVGGAQVTGSNTRKHILQVSTFQMTILMLFNNREKCTFEEIQQETDIPERELVRALQSLACGKPTQRVLTKEPKSKEIENGHLFTVNDQFTSKLHRVKIQTVAAKQGESDPERKETRQKVDDDRKHEIEAAIVRIMKSRKKMQHNILVTEVTQQLRARFLPSPVVIKKRIEGLIEREYLARTPEDRKVYTYVA, from the exons ATGACCATGGATGAGAGGTATGTGAACAACATCTGGGAGCTGTTGAAGAATGCCATCCAAGAGATCCAAAGGAAGAATAACAGTGGCCTGAGCTTTGAGGAGCTGTACAGAAATGCCTACACCATGGTACTGCACAAACACGGCGAGAAGCTCTACACAGGCCTGCGCGAGGTCGTCACAGAGCACCTCATCAATAAA GTCCGAGAAGACGTACTCAACTCCCTAAACAACAATTTCCTGCAAACACTAAACCAGGCGTGGAATGACCATCAGACAGCCATGGTCATGATACGAGACATTTTGATGTACATG GACCGTGTGTATGTGCAGCAGAATAACGTGGAGAACGTGTATAATTTGGGCCTGATCATCTTCCGAGATCAAGTAGTTCGGTACGGCTGCATCAGAGACCACCTCCGCCAGACGCTGCTGGACATGATCGCCAGGGAACGGAAGGGCGAGGTGGTAGACAG aGGAGCAATTAGAAATGCGTGCCAGATGCTTATGATATTGGGCTTGGAGGGACGGTCTGTGTACGAGGAAGACTTTGAAGCTCCTTTCTTAGAAATGTCTGCAGAGTTCTTCCAG ATGGAGAGCCAGAAGTTCCTGGCAGAGAACAGCGCGAGCGTGTACATAAAGAAAGTAGAAGCGCGGATAAACGAAGAGATTGAGCGAGTGATGCACTGCCTGGACAAGTCGACAGAAGAACCAATCGTCAAGGTGGTAGAGCGGGAGCTCATCTCCAAGCACATGAAGACCATTGTGGAGATGGAGAACTCTGGCCTGGTCCACATGCTGAAAAACGGAAAGACCGAAG atCTGGCCTGTATGTATAAGCTATTCAGCAGGGTGCCAAACGGGCTGAAAACaatgtgtgagtgcatgagtcTATATCTGAGAGAACAGGGGAAAGCACTGGTGTCCGAGGAGGGAGAGGGCAAGAACCCTGTCGACTACATACAG GGTCTGCTGGACTTGAAGACGCGCTTTGACCGCTTCCTGCAGGAATCATTTAGTAACGACCGGCTCTTTAAACAGACCATCGCTGGGGACTTTGAGTACTTTCTGAACCTCAACTCCCGATCACCTGAgtacctctctctcttcattgaTGACAAGCTAAAGAAAGGAGTCAAAGGA CTAACTGAGCAGGAGGTCGAGTCCATCCTGGATAAGGCTATGGTGCTCTTCCGCTTCATGCAGGAGAAAGATGTTTTTGAGCGTTACTACAAACAGCATCTGGCCAGAAGGCTTCTCACCAATAAGAGCGTCTCTGACGACTCGGAGAAAAATATGATCTCCAAGCTTAAG ACAGAGTGTGGTTGTCAGTTCACGTCTAAACTGGAAGGCATGTTCAGGGACATGAGCATCTCTAACACCACCATGGACGAGTTCCGGCAGCACCTGCAGTCCACTGCG gTATCTCTAGGCGGTGTTGATCTCACAGTGAGAGTCCTAACTACAGGATACTGGCCAACACAGTCAGCTACACCCAAATGCAACATCCCTCACTCCCCTCGGCATGCCTTTGAGGTCTTTAGAAG GTTTTACTTGGCCAAGCACAGCGGCCGGCAGCTCACACTGCAGCACCACATGGGCTCAGCAGACCTCAATGCTACATTCTATGGGCCTGTGAAAAag GATGGGTCAGAGTTAGGTGTAGGAGGTGCACAAGTAACCGGCTCCAACACAAGGAAGCACATACTGCAAGTGTCCACCTTCCAGATGACTATCCTCATGCTCTTCAACAACCGAGAAAAGTGCACTTTTGAG GAGATCCAGCAGGAGACGGATATCCCGGAGAGGGAGCTGGTACGAGCGTTGCAGTCTCTGGCATGTGGAAAGCCAACGCAGAGAGTGCTTACCAAGGAGCCGAAGAGCAAAGAGATCGAGAACGGCCACTTGTTTACAGTCAATGACCAGTTTACCTCCAAACTGCATCGAGTCAAAATCCAGACAG TCGCTGCTAAACAGGGGGAGTCGGATCCAGAGAGGAAGGAGACACGTCAGAAAGTGGACGACGACCGAAAACATGAAATCGAGGCAGCCATAGTACGCATCATGAAATCTAGAAAGAAGATGCAGCACAATATCCTTGTAACAGAG GTGACTCAGCAGCTAAGGGCACGGTTCCTCCCCAGCCCAGTGGTGATTAAAAAGAGAATCGAAGGACTTATAGAAAGAGAATATTTGGCACGAACACCAGAGGATCGCAAAGTGTACACTTATGTGGCATAG
- the LOC131371199 gene encoding cullin-3-like isoform X1 — protein sequence MSNLSKGGTKKDTKMRIRAFPMTMDERYVNNIWELLKNAIQEIQRKNNSGLSFEELYRNAYTMVLHKHGEKLYTGLREVVTEHLINKVREDVLNSLNNNFLQTLNQAWNDHQTAMVMIRDILMYMDRVYVQQNNVENVYNLGLIIFRDQVVRYGCIRDHLRQTLLDMIARERKGEVVDRGAIRNACQMLMILGLEGRSVYEEDFEAPFLEMSAEFFQMESQKFLAENSASVYIKKVEARINEEIERVMHCLDKSTEEPIVKVVERELISKHMKTIVEMENSGLVHMLKNGKTEDLACMYKLFSRVPNGLKTMCECMSLYLREQGKALVSEEGEGKNPVDYIQGLLDLKTRFDRFLQESFSNDRLFKQTIAGDFEYFLNLNSRSPEYLSLFIDDKLKKGVKGLTEQEVESILDKAMVLFRFMQEKDVFERYYKQHLARRLLTNKSVSDDSEKNMISKLKTECGCQFTSKLEGMFRDMSISNTTMDEFRQHLQSTAVSLGGVDLTVRVLTTGYWPTQSATPKCNIPHSPRHAFEVFRRFYLAKHSGRQLTLQHHMGSADLNATFYGPVKKEDGSELGVGGAQVTGSNTRKHILQVSTFQMTILMLFNNREKCTFEEIQQETDIPERELVRALQSLACGKPTQRVLTKEPKSKEIENGHLFTVNDQFTSKLHRVKIQTVAAKQGESDPERKETRQKVDDDRKHEIEAAIVRIMKSRKKMQHNILVTEVTQQLRARFLPSPVVIKKRIEGLIEREYLARTPEDRKVYTYVA from the exons ATGACCATGGATGAGAGGTATGTGAACAACATCTGGGAGCTGTTGAAGAATGCCATCCAAGAGATCCAAAGGAAGAATAACAGTGGCCTGAGCTTTGAGGAGCTGTACAGAAATGCCTACACCATGGTACTGCACAAACACGGCGAGAAGCTCTACACAGGCCTGCGCGAGGTCGTCACAGAGCACCTCATCAATAAA GTCCGAGAAGACGTACTCAACTCCCTAAACAACAATTTCCTGCAAACACTAAACCAGGCGTGGAATGACCATCAGACAGCCATGGTCATGATACGAGACATTTTGATGTACATG GACCGTGTGTATGTGCAGCAGAATAACGTGGAGAACGTGTATAATTTGGGCCTGATCATCTTCCGAGATCAAGTAGTTCGGTACGGCTGCATCAGAGACCACCTCCGCCAGACGCTGCTGGACATGATCGCCAGGGAACGGAAGGGCGAGGTGGTAGACAG aGGAGCAATTAGAAATGCGTGCCAGATGCTTATGATATTGGGCTTGGAGGGACGGTCTGTGTACGAGGAAGACTTTGAAGCTCCTTTCTTAGAAATGTCTGCAGAGTTCTTCCAG ATGGAGAGCCAGAAGTTCCTGGCAGAGAACAGCGCGAGCGTGTACATAAAGAAAGTAGAAGCGCGGATAAACGAAGAGATTGAGCGAGTGATGCACTGCCTGGACAAGTCGACAGAAGAACCAATCGTCAAGGTGGTAGAGCGGGAGCTCATCTCCAAGCACATGAAGACCATTGTGGAGATGGAGAACTCTGGCCTGGTCCACATGCTGAAAAACGGAAAGACCGAAG atCTGGCCTGTATGTATAAGCTATTCAGCAGGGTGCCAAACGGGCTGAAAACaatgtgtgagtgcatgagtcTATATCTGAGAGAACAGGGGAAAGCACTGGTGTCCGAGGAGGGAGAGGGCAAGAACCCTGTCGACTACATACAG GGTCTGCTGGACTTGAAGACGCGCTTTGACCGCTTCCTGCAGGAATCATTTAGTAACGACCGGCTCTTTAAACAGACCATCGCTGGGGACTTTGAGTACTTTCTGAACCTCAACTCCCGATCACCTGAgtacctctctctcttcattgaTGACAAGCTAAAGAAAGGAGTCAAAGGA CTAACTGAGCAGGAGGTCGAGTCCATCCTGGATAAGGCTATGGTGCTCTTCCGCTTCATGCAGGAGAAAGATGTTTTTGAGCGTTACTACAAACAGCATCTGGCCAGAAGGCTTCTCACCAATAAGAGCGTCTCTGACGACTCGGAGAAAAATATGATCTCCAAGCTTAAG ACAGAGTGTGGTTGTCAGTTCACGTCTAAACTGGAAGGCATGTTCAGGGACATGAGCATCTCTAACACCACCATGGACGAGTTCCGGCAGCACCTGCAGTCCACTGCG gTATCTCTAGGCGGTGTTGATCTCACAGTGAGAGTCCTAACTACAGGATACTGGCCAACACAGTCAGCTACACCCAAATGCAACATCCCTCACTCCCCTCGGCATGCCTTTGAGGTCTTTAGAAG GTTTTACTTGGCCAAGCACAGCGGCCGGCAGCTCACACTGCAGCACCACATGGGCTCAGCAGACCTCAATGCTACATTCTATGGGCCTGTGAAAAag GAGGATGGGTCAGAGTTAGGTGTAGGAGGTGCACAAGTAACCGGCTCCAACACAAGGAAGCACATACTGCAAGTGTCCACCTTCCAGATGACTATCCTCATGCTCTTCAACAACCGAGAAAAGTGCACTTTTGAG GAGATCCAGCAGGAGACGGATATCCCGGAGAGGGAGCTGGTACGAGCGTTGCAGTCTCTGGCATGTGGAAAGCCAACGCAGAGAGTGCTTACCAAGGAGCCGAAGAGCAAAGAGATCGAGAACGGCCACTTGTTTACAGTCAATGACCAGTTTACCTCCAAACTGCATCGAGTCAAAATCCAGACAG TCGCTGCTAAACAGGGGGAGTCGGATCCAGAGAGGAAGGAGACACGTCAGAAAGTGGACGACGACCGAAAACATGAAATCGAGGCAGCCATAGTACGCATCATGAAATCTAGAAAGAAGATGCAGCACAATATCCTTGTAACAGAG GTGACTCAGCAGCTAAGGGCACGGTTCCTCCCCAGCCCAGTGGTGATTAAAAAGAGAATCGAAGGACTTATAGAAAGAGAATATTTGGCACGAACACCAGAGGATCGCAAAGTGTACACTTATGTGGCATAG